A single Scleropages formosus chromosome 4, fSclFor1.1, whole genome shotgun sequence DNA region contains:
- the LOC114910439 gene encoding coiled-coil domain-containing protein 177, which produces MGDERGAASPLVHLDLDNFDSKEARRCRYVLTSPRSLESCARLGVRPADLLQRSLSEFVRAHRDAPLRSVALLYEVYERERRRRVRLCREERRKVMEEGALETVPEHAAESQISEPRAGRAGRDEAPRRADKRPGQRGTTRGRSLSVERRGAPRSRDCIATSFSLGDLRHSAATSQRLERLEREIRKERSVTVPHKDRKIAALMLARREEEELRLRRSQREEELREEAQRHEALQRAVAERRRRQELERGALLWQEALEARRRQRQREEARLAAVREQERVTHEERQRRLAEEQGRRRRERAEAARREAGERKRCQQRLLEEQERQERAGRQQELRLALDKELRAGRSRRSWERAERRRRRIHNQQQMLRHVLLTRELEEEARALELRMRSALERRLERSRGNHAQCLQARHQELRERAAHGEELKERARTRAGQQARQREQQRRVLAELCEQRMERAAQRVGAQRRERAQEARRANAARERAHRLLRERLREEEEGVLRQRLGHIARKERRREQLQRVREEVQEKGRRLARASFHMRERLKEESSSSRSFQQMALEAQIAAALDRIKL; this is translated from the coding sequence ATGGGGGACGAGCGCGGCGCCGCCTCTCCGCTCGTCCACCTCGACCTCGACAACTTCGACTCGAAGGAGGCCCGCCGCTGTCGCTACGTGCTCACGAGCCCGCGCTCGCTGGAGTCGTGCGCGCGGCTCGGCGTGCGGCCCGCGGATCTCCTGCAGCGCTCGCTGTCCGAGTTCGTGCGCGCGCACCGGGACGCGCCGCTGCGCTCCGTGGCGCTGCTCTACGAGGTCTACGAGAGGGAGCGCCGGCGCCGCGTGCGCCTCTGCCGCGAGGAGCGCAGGAAGGTGATGGAGGAGGGCGCGCTGGAAACCGTGCCCGAGCACGCGGCCGAGAGCCAGATTTCGGAACCCAGAGCCGGGCGTGCCGGtcgggacgaggccccgagaaGAGCGGATAAGAGGCCCGGTCAGAGAGGCACAACAAGGGGGCGGTCCCTGTCCGTGGAGCGCAGGGGAGCGCCGCGCTCGCGCGACTGCATCGCCACGAGCTTCAGCCTGGGGGACCTGAGGCACTCGGCGGCCACGAGCCAGAGGCTGGAGCGTCTCGAGCGGGAGATCCGGAAAGAGAGGAGCGTCACCGTGCCGCACAAGGACCGCAAGATCGCCGCGCTGATGCTGGCGAGGCGCGAGGAGGAAGAGCTGCGCCTCAGGAGGAGCCAGCGCGAGGAGGAGCTGCGCGAGGAGGCGCAGCGGCACGAGGCTCTACAGCGCGCGGTTGCCGAGCGTCGCCGGCGGCAAGAGCTGGAGCGCGGCGCGCTGCTCTGGCAGGAGGCGCTGGAGGCGCGGCGGAGGCAGCGCCAGCGCGAGGAGGCGCGGCTCGCCGCAGTGCGCGAGCAGGAGCGCGTGACGCACGAGGAGCGGCAGCGGCGGCTCGCCGAAGAGCAAGGGCGGCGGCGACGGGAGCGCGCGGAAGCGGCGCGCAGGGAGGCGGGCGAGCGCAAGCGCTGCCAGCAGCGGCTGCTCGAGGAGCAGGAGCGGCAGGAGCGCGCCGGGCGCCAGCAGGAGCTCCGACTCGCCCTGGACAAGGAGCTGCGGGCCGGGAGGAGCAGGCGGAGCTGGGAGCGCgcggagcggcggcggcggcggatcCACAACCAGCAGCAGATGCTCCGGCACGTCCTGCTCACgagggagctggaggaggaggcgcgCGCCCTCGAGCTCCGGATGAGAAGCGCCCTCGAGCGGAGGCTGGAGCGCTCCCGGGGGAACCACGCGCAGTGCCTGCAGGCGCGGCACCAGGAGCTGCGGGAGCGCGCCGCCCACGgggaggagctgaaggagcGGGCGCGCACCCGCGCCGGGCAACAGGCGCGCCAGCGGGAGCAGCAGCGCCGCGTGCTGGCCGAGCTGTGCGAGCAGCGCATGGAGCGCGCCGCGCAGCGGGTCGGAGCGCAGCGCCGCGAGAGGGCCCAGGAGGCTCGGCGCGCCAACGCGGCGCGGGAGCGAGCACACCGCCTTCTCCGGGAGAGGCTGCGCGAGGAAGAGGAGGGCGTCCTGCGCCAGCGGCTGGGCCACATCGCCCGCAAGGAGCGCCGCCGAGAGCAGCTGCAGCGGGTCCGAGAGGAGGTGCAGGAGAAGGGCCGCCGGCTGGCGCGCGCCTCCTTCCACATGCGCGAGCGGCTCaaggaggagagcagcagtAGCCGCTCGTTCCAGCAGATGGCGCTGGAGGCGCAGATTGCAGCGGCGCTGGACCGGATCAAGCTCTga
- the slc29a1a gene encoding equilibrative nucleoside transporter 1a isoform X2, whose product MTAINAPRDRYHAVWIIFFILGLGTLLPWNFFMTATAYFTSRLKNSTNLTASEAVGRNTLESTFNNVMTLCAMVPLLIFTCLNSFIHQKIPQKVRILGGLVAIFVVFLVTAIVVKVEISPLPFYVFTMIKIVFINSFGAILQSSLFGLAGMLPASYTAPIMSGQGLAGTFAAFSMICALLSGSELQDSAFGYFITACMVILLAIVSYIALPKMEFFQYYLETNSNRASGDEENKMDLLKKDPAEKMPVLNDEEPASSSSVFSIFRKIWVMALSVCFVFTITIGVFPAVTVDAQSTVATDRATYFIPVSCFLVFNLMDWAGRSLTALCMWPGKDSILLPILVLVRLIFVPLFMLCNIKPREYLPVVFENDGWYIFFMVLFAFSNGYLASLCMCFGPKKVLPHEAETAGAVMAFFLSLGLALGAALSFAFRAMV is encoded by the exons ATGACGGCCATCAATGCGCCTCGGGACCG CTATCATGCTGTGTGGATCATATTCTTCATCCTGGGCCTGGGAACACTCTTACCGTGGAACTTCTTCATGACTGCAACGGCG TACTTCACCAGCCGGTTGAAGAACAGCACCAACCTGACGGCCAGTGAGGCAGTCGGCCGCAACACGCTGGAGTCCACGTTCAACAATGTGATGACCCTGTGTGCCATGGTTCCCCTCCTGATCTTCACGTGCCTCAACTCGTTCATTCATCAGAA GATTCCCCAGAAGGTGCGGATTTTGGGTGGTCTGGTTGCTATATTCGTGGTGTTCTTAGTGACTGCCATCGTTGTGAAGGTGGAGATATCGCCACTGCCCTTCTATGTCTTCACCATGATCAAGATCGTCTTCATCAACT CATTCGGCGCCATCCTCCAGAGCAGCCTTTTTGGTCTGGCTGGGATGTTGCCCGCCTCCTATACCGCACCCATCATGAGTGGTCAGGGCCTTGCAGGCACCTTTGCAGCCTTCTCCATGATCTGCGCCCTgttgt CTGGTTCTGAGCTCCAAGATAGTGCCTTTGGCTATTTCATCACAGCCTGCATGGTCATCCTCCTAGCCATTGTGTCCTACATCGCCTTGCCAAAAATG GAATTTTTCCAGTATTACTTGGAGACCAACAGCAACCGAGCCTCTGGGGATGAGGAGAACAAGATGGACCTGCTGAAGAAAG ATCCTGCCGAGAAGATGCCTGTCCTGAACGACGAGGAGCCTGCATCAAGCTCCTCCGTGTTCAGCATCTTCAGAAAG ATCTGGGTGATGGCCTTGTCCGTGTGCTTCGTCTTCACCATCACCATCGGTGTCTTTCCCGCTGTGACTGTGGATGCCCAGTCGACTGTGGCAACTGATAGAG CTACGTACTTTATCCCCGTGTCCTGCTTCCTGGTCTTCAACCTGATGGACTGGGCCGGCCGGAGTCTCACTGCGCTGTGTATGTGG CCGGGCAAAGACAGCATCCTCCTGCCCATCTTGGTGTTGGTTCGCCTCATCTTCGTGCCCCTTTTCATGCTCTGCAACATCAAACCCAGGGAGTACCTGCCCGTGGTCTTCGAGAACGACGGCTGGTACATCTTCTTCATGGTGCTCTTTGCCTTCTCCAACGGCTACCTGGCCAGCCTCTGCATGTGCTTCGGGCCCAA GAAAGTGTTGCCGCACGAAGCTGAGACGGCCGGCGCTGTAATGgcatttttcctctctttggGTCTGGCACTGGGAGCGGCGCTGTCCTTTGCTTTCAGAGCCATGGTGTAG
- the slc29a1a gene encoding equilibrative nucleoside transporter 1a isoform X1: MTAINAPRDRYHAVWIIFFILGLGTLLPWNFFMTATAYFTSRLKNSTNLTASEAVGRNTLESTFNNVMTLCAMVPLLIFTCLNSFIHQKIPQKVRILGGLVAIFVVFLVTAIVVKVEISPLPFYVFTMIKIVFINSFGAILQSSLFGLAGMLPASYTAPIMSGQGLAGTFAAFSMICALLSGSELQDSAFGYFITACMVILLAIVSYIALPKMEFFQYYLETNSNRASGDEENKMDLLKKDPAEKMPVLNDEEPASSSSVFSIFRKIWVMALSVCFVFTITIGVFPAVTVDAQSTVATDRGWATYFIPVSCFLVFNLMDWAGRSLTALCMWPGKDSILLPILVLVRLIFVPLFMLCNIKPREYLPVVFENDGWYIFFMVLFAFSNGYLASLCMCFGPKKVLPHEAETAGAVMAFFLSLGLALGAALSFAFRAMV; encoded by the exons ATGACGGCCATCAATGCGCCTCGGGACCG CTATCATGCTGTGTGGATCATATTCTTCATCCTGGGCCTGGGAACACTCTTACCGTGGAACTTCTTCATGACTGCAACGGCG TACTTCACCAGCCGGTTGAAGAACAGCACCAACCTGACGGCCAGTGAGGCAGTCGGCCGCAACACGCTGGAGTCCACGTTCAACAATGTGATGACCCTGTGTGCCATGGTTCCCCTCCTGATCTTCACGTGCCTCAACTCGTTCATTCATCAGAA GATTCCCCAGAAGGTGCGGATTTTGGGTGGTCTGGTTGCTATATTCGTGGTGTTCTTAGTGACTGCCATCGTTGTGAAGGTGGAGATATCGCCACTGCCCTTCTATGTCTTCACCATGATCAAGATCGTCTTCATCAACT CATTCGGCGCCATCCTCCAGAGCAGCCTTTTTGGTCTGGCTGGGATGTTGCCCGCCTCCTATACCGCACCCATCATGAGTGGTCAGGGCCTTGCAGGCACCTTTGCAGCCTTCTCCATGATCTGCGCCCTgttgt CTGGTTCTGAGCTCCAAGATAGTGCCTTTGGCTATTTCATCACAGCCTGCATGGTCATCCTCCTAGCCATTGTGTCCTACATCGCCTTGCCAAAAATG GAATTTTTCCAGTATTACTTGGAGACCAACAGCAACCGAGCCTCTGGGGATGAGGAGAACAAGATGGACCTGCTGAAGAAAG ATCCTGCCGAGAAGATGCCTGTCCTGAACGACGAGGAGCCTGCATCAAGCTCCTCCGTGTTCAGCATCTTCAGAAAG ATCTGGGTGATGGCCTTGTCCGTGTGCTTCGTCTTCACCATCACCATCGGTGTCTTTCCCGCTGTGACTGTGGATGCCCAGTCGACTGTGGCAACTGATAGAGGTTGGG CTACGTACTTTATCCCCGTGTCCTGCTTCCTGGTCTTCAACCTGATGGACTGGGCCGGCCGGAGTCTCACTGCGCTGTGTATGTGG CCGGGCAAAGACAGCATCCTCCTGCCCATCTTGGTGTTGGTTCGCCTCATCTTCGTGCCCCTTTTCATGCTCTGCAACATCAAACCCAGGGAGTACCTGCCCGTGGTCTTCGAGAACGACGGCTGGTACATCTTCTTCATGGTGCTCTTTGCCTTCTCCAACGGCTACCTGGCCAGCCTCTGCATGTGCTTCGGGCCCAA GAAAGTGTTGCCGCACGAAGCTGAGACGGCCGGCGCTGTAATGgcatttttcctctctttggGTCTGGCACTGGGAGCGGCGCTGTCCTTTGCTTTCAGAGCCATGGTGTAG